The region GGGAAGTGAGAAACGCGAGAGAGCGGCGACTTCGAAGGAGTTGCACGCGCCCAGGAAACGGTTCAGCCAGACCGGTGGCCGGCGCTCGACGCCGATGGCCCGATCACTGCGAACCCTGCGCGTCGCGAGGACGAGCGGAAGCAGGAGAGCCTGGTAGTGCGTCGAGCCCCCGGGACTCCAGCCGGTCTTCTCGAGTTCGGCGCGCAGCATCGCGCGGTCGTAGCGACAACGGTGGCCGGCCGCCTCGTCGGTCGAGCTCCAGAGCCAGTCGTGTGCCGGCACGGAAATGAGCAGGTGCGCGCCCGGCGCGGCGAGCCGGCGCGCTTCCTTCAGCAGCGAAAGTGGATCGACGTGCTCGAGGACGTCGAGAAGCGTGATCAGATCGAATTGCTCCGAGGCGAGCGGAACGTTCTCCACGTCGGCAGCCACGACGGTCGCGCTGGTCGCGCGCTCCGCGGCGACGCAGGCAAGGCCGTCGTGCCCGTCCACGCCCACCACGAGTTCGCCACCGAACTTCTCCAGCGTGGCGAGAAAGCGCCCCGTGCCACAGCCGAGATCGAGAGCGCGCGGAAAAGTCGTGCGACATTCCCGAAGGAAAATGCGAGTGAGGAGCTTCTCTCTCGCATCGAACCAGAAGTGCCGCTCATCGAGGTCGCGCAGGTGGTCGCGCCGCTCCTCGGAGAAGCCGTCCGGAACGAACGCGCTCGACGTCGAGGCGAAGTAGTCCTTTCGCTTCTGCAGCGACCAGCCGCACGCGCATCCACTGTCGCCCGGCGGCAAATCCTTCGCGCAGCGGATGCAACGCCACCGCGGCTGCATGGTCACGCAGGCTTCTCCGCACGAAAGAGGGAAAACGCGTGTAGCGGATGTAGCAAGCGCGCGCGCTCTACGGCTCGCTCGACGCGATCGCCCACGGTCGTGTTCGTGAGGAAGGGCGGGAAGAGACCGCAGGAAAGACTGTGGGCCGATACGAGGCCGTTGCGGCGCATCGCCGCTTCCACGAGCCGCGGGCGC is a window of Candidatus Binatia bacterium DNA encoding:
- a CDS encoding class I SAM-dependent methyltransferase, whose protein sequence is MQPRWRCIRCAKDLPPGDSGCACGWSLQKRKDYFASTSSAFVPDGFSEERRDHLRDLDERHFWFDAREKLLTRIFLRECRTTFPRALDLGCGTGRFLATLEKFGGELVVGVDGHDGLACVAAERATSATVVAADVENVPLASEQFDLITLLDVLEHVDPLSLLKEARRLAAPGAHLLISVPAHDWLWSSTDEAAGHRCRYDRAMLRAELEKTGWSPGGSTHYQALLLPLVLATRRVRSDRAIGVERRPPVWLNRFLGACNSFEVAALSRFSLPFGSSLVAWAWKDMP